A region of Allocoleopsis franciscana PCC 7113 DNA encodes the following proteins:
- a CDS encoding DICT sensory domain-containing protein has product MLEGSILQKLEAAHRGSKRPLNFGVYYKNTLVALCHALEDFILESGGTPLMITAFQRGKWYLQEAERYGDLAAKASQVVIMAAADAGFAEHPTSQRSNVELVSLTPDDPVAQEWHLIILSETYSAMVLCQELSSTDYGPTGVPENDLERKFYGFWTFEAELVQETMDLAIAHVGRYAPELQQALRSQKQKITAAYGTKPRDDIGIVVTRVVDYLQHSQEDVSHLGESELFASPMHEQALEDNLVSSEMQAFLRMAQLIDQANAANPLAAAEIAALAESMGQLLDIPSWQLKRLRLAALLHGLGSSFVTAVHSQEEAPSCPLTTAVQALRVMPRMRAIAQIITHQTEWWDGTGTPAGLAYDAIPLESRILGLVTHFQWHVRQLRMSQEGEETTINLEETLSKALAECQRQAGEAFDPKLIEALSLLVMGMQQGMSLQVNQPKIAAGMWLLDSHPNEELKVSKLKLQD; this is encoded by the coding sequence ATGCTGGAAGGTTCGATTTTACAAAAGTTAGAAGCAGCCCATCGAGGAAGTAAAAGACCTCTAAACTTTGGGGTTTATTACAAAAACACACTCGTTGCTCTGTGCCATGCTCTGGAAGACTTCATTCTGGAGTCTGGCGGTACACCTCTGATGATTACAGCTTTCCAGCGAGGTAAGTGGTATTTGCAAGAGGCAGAGCGTTATGGAGATTTAGCCGCGAAAGCTTCTCAGGTGGTGATTATGGCAGCAGCCGATGCTGGCTTTGCCGAACACCCGACAAGCCAACGGTCGAATGTGGAACTGGTGAGTCTGACACCGGATGATCCAGTGGCTCAAGAGTGGCACCTGATTATTTTGTCTGAAACGTACTCCGCGATGGTGCTCTGTCAAGAGTTATCGTCCACGGATTATGGGCCAACTGGAGTACCAGAAAATGACCTGGAACGCAAGTTCTACGGATTTTGGACGTTTGAGGCTGAACTGGTACAAGAGACAATGGACTTAGCGATCGCCCATGTCGGTCGTTATGCTCCAGAATTACAGCAAGCCTTGAGGAGCCAAAAACAAAAGATTACCGCTGCCTATGGGACTAAACCAAGAGACGACATTGGCATAGTGGTGACCCGTGTGGTGGACTATCTTCAACATAGTCAAGAAGATGTCTCTCACCTTGGGGAAAGCGAACTGTTTGCCTCGCCCATGCATGAACAGGCGTTGGAAGACAACCTGGTGTCTAGCGAGATGCAGGCATTTTTGCGGATGGCGCAGCTAATCGACCAAGCGAATGCAGCCAATCCCTTGGCGGCGGCAGAAATAGCAGCGCTCGCAGAATCCATGGGACAATTGCTGGATATCCCGTCGTGGCAATTGAAGCGTCTGCGTCTGGCGGCGTTGCTGCACGGATTGGGTTCTTCCTTCGTGACAGCGGTTCATTCCCAGGAAGAAGCTCCCAGTTGTCCTCTAACGACGGCAGTGCAGGCATTACGAGTGATGCCCCGCATGAGAGCGATCGCCCAAATTATCACTCATCAAACCGAGTGGTGGGATGGCACAGGTACGCCTGCGGGGTTAGCTTATGATGCTATTCCTTTAGAATCGAGAATTTTAGGACTGGTGACCCACTTTCAGTGGCACGTCAGACAGCTACGGATGTCGCAAGAAGGAGAGGAGACCACGATTAATCTCGAAGAAACCTTATCCAAAGCGTTAGCTGAATGTCAGCGCCAAGCAGGCGAAGCGTTTGATCCCAAACTCATTGAAGCTCTATCTTTACTGGTTATGGGGATGCAACAGGGCATGAGCTTGCAGGTGAATCAACCTAAAATTGCAGCAGGGATGTGGTTGCTCGATTCCCATCCCAATGAAGAGTTGAAGGTTAGCAAGTTGAAGCTTCAAGATTAA